A genomic segment from Corylus avellana chromosome ca5, CavTom2PMs-1.0 encodes:
- the LOC132181540 gene encoding uncharacterized protein LOC132181540 — translation MGNIEQVIRLHEAESSPVTQFIFWVWSGSRYSGLLCMGISSIMYFVMEVLSDVFSAQSIPLFETAFTRCILIMILSYFWLRKSGHSILGQTHVRKLLISRAIMGYLSLMSYVYCIQRLPLSQAIVLSFTTPIMASIAARIILHEKLKIADIGGLACSFFGVLFIFRQLLTTKGALVKAGETSNIYLRGSHHIYLVLVGLFSSITGGVSYCLIRAGAKASDQPVVTVFSFGILAGPAAGICTFAFEDFVLPDLYTFLLMLVLGVLAFLAEVFLARGLQLEKTSKVANVQYMAAALSQLWGIGSSRTAPSFGRLVGCLLILISVSCTMYIGPDKEME, via the exons ATGggtaatatt GAGCAAGTGATAAGATTACATGAAGCAGAGTCATCTCCGGTGactcaatttattttttgggtgtgGAGTGGGTCCAGATACTCTGGTCTCTTGTGTATGGGGATATCATCTATCATGTATTTTGTCATGGAAGTTCTTTCCGATGTTTTCTCTG CTCAATCAATTCCTTTATTTGAGACGGCTTTTACTAGATGTATACTTATCATGATATTGTCATATTTTTGGCTGAGAAAGAGCGGGCATTCAATACTTGGACAGACACATGTTAGAAAACTGTTAATTTCAAGAGCCATAATGGGATATCTTTCGTTGATGAGTTATGTTTATTG CATTCAAAGGTTACCTTTGTCTCAGGCTATTGTATTAAGCTTCACAACACCGATTATGGCATCAATTGCAGCCAGAATAATTTTGCATGAGAAGTTGAAAATTGCTGACATTGGAG GTCTTGCTTGCAGTTTCTTTGGCGTGCTGTTCATTTTCAGACAACTACTTACCACAAAAG GAGCCTTAGTTAAAGCTGGGGAAACAAGCAATATATATCTTAGAGGGAGCCACCATATATATTTGGTCTTAGTTGGTTTATTTTCATCAATAACGGGTGGAGTCAGCTATTGCCTCATAAGGGCGGGAGCAAAGGCATCTGATCAACCAGT GGTTACAGTTTTTTCGTTTGGCATACTGGCTGGCCCTGCTGCTGGAATATGTACATTTGCATTTGAG GATTTTGTGCTGCCAGATTTGTATACATTTTTACTTATGCTCGTACTTGGTGTTCTGGCCTTTTTGGCTGAG GTATTTTTAGCACGCGGTCTTCAGCTTGAGAAAACCAGCAAAGTTGCAAATGTCCAGTACATGGCG GCTGCCCTGTCACAATTATGGGGCATTGGTTCATCAAGAACAGCTCCATCCTTTGGGAGACTTGTTGGATGTTTACTCATTTTGATTTCAGTATCTTGCACAATGTATATTGGACCTGATAAAGAGATGGAGTGA